From a region of the Methanolobus tindarius DSM 2278 genome:
- a CDS encoding flavin reductase family protein translates to MELKPFKKESVMPLPVAFISTVSKEGVRNIAPYGCVMPVLRPLDLICIATAKRRDTLDNIRETGEFVVNLAGADFADKVIPTAKAIPADQDEFEFAGLEEKPSKKISAPGIKGSYAWMECELFKLYEEASYILIMGKVVHLEVEDEVYDETGLCNVDKARPLMMMGADDGMHFCTVEELGKFEPFSAMFPQGKDPLAKMYRENDST, encoded by the coding sequence ATGGAATTAAAACCATTCAAAAAAGAATCTGTAATGCCTCTTCCTGTTGCTTTCATATCTACGGTAAGTAAGGAAGGTGTAAGAAACATTGCTCCGTATGGCTGCGTAATGCCGGTACTAAGACCTCTTGATCTTATATGCATCGCAACGGCAAAAAGAAGAGACACGCTTGACAATATCAGAGAAACAGGAGAATTTGTCGTGAATCTTGCCGGTGCAGATTTTGCAGACAAGGTTATACCAACTGCAAAAGCGATTCCTGCCGATCAGGATGAATTTGAATTTGCAGGTCTTGAGGAAAAACCATCAAAAAAGATCAGTGCTCCCGGAATAAAAGGATCTTATGCATGGATGGAGTGTGAACTTTTCAAACTGTATGAAGAAGCCAGCTACATACTTATTATGGGAAAAGTTGTCCACCTGGAAGTTGAAGATGAAGTATATGATGAGACTGGATTATGCAATGTGGACAAAGCCCGTCCTTTAATGATGATGGGTGCAGATGATGGCATGCATTTCTGCACAGTTGAAGAACTTGGAAAATTCGAACCTTTCAGTGCAATGTTTCCCCAGGGAAAAGACCCGCTTGCTAAAATGTACAGGGAAAATGATTCTACTTAA
- a CDS encoding ArsR/SmtB family transcription factor translates to MVEKTNMIKVVGNETRLKILDSLSSKDKHITEIANELGISCTSISKHVRVLEEAKLVERNIFGKSHVLSLPNKVNKKIINQDYSSDLELYILDNYYLV, encoded by the coding sequence ATGGTTGAAAAGACTAACATGATTAAAGTGGTAGGTAATGAAACAAGATTAAAAATACTGGATTCACTTTCTTCCAAAGATAAACACATCACAGAAATTGCAAATGAGCTTGGAATTTCATGTACAAGTATTTCCAAACACGTACGGGTGCTGGAAGAAGCGAAGCTTGTTGAAAGAAATATATTTGGTAAAAGTCATGTTCTTTCACTTCCAAATAAAGTGAATAAAAAAATAATTAATCAAGACTACTCATCAGATTTGGAATTGTACATTCTGGATAATTATTATTTGGTTTGA
- a CDS encoding ABC transporter substrate-binding protein yields the protein MKLSKRSISLFISLLLVSTVIAALFVPASASGEDSTEERVFTASWGTSSTADWGFPSPLTFYPRGPGYIMTSYCFDALVWPEESGDFTGLLAESWESSDDGLEWTFHLREGVTWHDGEPFTADDVVFTMDYIKGKASISPIGSSWYNTGVINSVEALDEHTVVITLNYPYAPFMQQVAAVIPIMPEHIWEDVEDPSKYMEDEAAIGTGPFILEDYDTDQQSYKYTANKDYFLGEPIIDTLIYVKTSDVVISLKTGEVDESGLTLDQVQALDESDNMEVISGPGYWVYRLRFNIPSNTILNDTTVRQAIYYSLNCSDIESRVLHGGGIEGNPGYVPPYSSWYNPDVTQYEYDIEKANQILDDAGYSETNSDGIRLDSEGNPLEFQLLYSSDQQSQRIAELVQTYLKEIGISITLKPGDTKTVDGLVGAGNFDLAIYSHGTSTDPARMLNSFPTSTGWNNSEFMALAEEQMSTMDEDERKELVDKMQVLIADNVPTIPLMYRNVYSATSKDTVTGFFYTDGGVGGGVPTEYNKLVFIYGTWNGDNDDTAEGTTENAASSIGILGSVAILACTFILIRRGNS from the coding sequence ATGAAATTGAGTAAAAGATCAATTTCTCTTTTCATATCATTACTTCTTGTAAGTACAGTAATCGCAGCATTATTCGTACCTGCATCAGCTTCAGGCGAAGACAGCACCGAAGAAAGAGTATTTACTGCAAGCTGGGGCACAAGCTCAACAGCAGACTGGGGTTTTCCTTCCCCATTGACATTCTATCCTCGTGGTCCCGGATATATCATGACAAGCTACTGTTTTGATGCACTTGTGTGGCCGGAAGAGTCAGGAGATTTCACTGGTCTGCTTGCTGAATCATGGGAAAGTTCCGATGATGGTCTTGAATGGACATTCCACCTGAGAGAAGGAGTAACATGGCATGATGGTGAACCATTCACAGCAGATGATGTCGTTTTCACAATGGATTACATAAAAGGAAAAGCATCAATAAGTCCTATAGGTTCAAGCTGGTATAACACTGGCGTAATTAACAGTGTTGAGGCTCTCGATGAACATACTGTTGTTATCACACTAAATTATCCTTATGCACCTTTCATGCAACAGGTTGCAGCAGTCATCCCAATAATGCCAGAACACATCTGGGAAGATGTTGAAGACCCAAGTAAATACATGGAAGATGAGGCTGCAATAGGTACAGGGCCTTTCATTCTTGAAGATTATGACACGGACCAGCAGTCCTACAAATACACTGCTAACAAGGATTACTTCCTTGGCGAACCAATTATAGACACTCTCATCTATGTCAAGACATCCGATGTTGTTATTTCCCTGAAGACAGGGGAAGTGGATGAATCAGGCCTCACTCTCGACCAGGTTCAGGCACTTGATGAATCAGACAACATGGAGGTTATCAGCGGACCAGGTTACTGGGTTTACCGCCTGAGATTCAATATTCCTTCAAATACAATACTCAATGATACGACTGTTCGCCAGGCAATTTATTATTCACTGAATTGTTCGGATATTGAGAGCAGAGTACTTCATGGTGGTGGAATTGAAGGAAATCCGGGATATGTTCCTCCTTATTCAAGCTGGTATAATCCTGATGTAACCCAGTATGAATATGATATTGAAAAAGCCAATCAGATACTGGATGATGCAGGTTATTCTGAGACTAACAGTGATGGTATAAGACTGGATTCAGAAGGAAACCCACTTGAGTTCCAGTTATTGTATTCTTCTGACCAGCAGAGCCAGAGGATTGCTGAACTTGTCCAGACATACCTGAAGGAAATAGGCATTAGTATAACTCTTAAACCTGGAGACACCAAGACCGTTGACGGACTGGTCGGTGCAGGTAATTTTGACCTTGCAATATACTCACATGGTACATCCACAGACCCTGCCAGAATGCTGAACTCATTCCCGACATCAACCGGATGGAACAATTCGGAATTCATGGCTCTTGCAGAAGAGCAGATGAGCACAATGGATGAGGATGAGCGTAAGGAACTGGTTGACAAGATGCAGGTTCTTATAGCTGACAACGTGCCAACGATTCCGCTCATGTACAGGAACGTTTACAGTGCAACCAGTAAGGACACAGTAACCGGCTTCTTCTATACGGATGGTGGAGTAGGTGGCGGTGTGCCAACCGAATACAACAAACTTGTTTTCATCTATGGAACCTGGAACGGTGACAACGATGACACTGCTGAAGGAACAACAGAGAATGCAGCTTCAAGCATAGGAATCCTTGGTTCAGTTGCAATCCTTGCATGTACCTTCATCCTGATACGCCGCGGGAATAGCTAA
- a CDS encoding iron ABC transporter permease, producing the protein MKKTEKQDLNKKMQLKNHSQRTALLLGFFLIALFFFFVLDLVFGSVNIPLGETLSVILGNTPVDDSSKIIIMDLRLPRALAAVFGGAALAVAGLLMQTLFRNPLAGPFILGISSGASLGVAIVILLFGGVSAATLPQMLRSLGFLGSATVAMAAFLGSSAVLMIVLFVSRKIQSNVTILILGLMFGYITNALVTILIHFSDPEKVKAFSEWTFGTFDIRWTEISILAPVIIIALIFAFLLTKPLNALLLGEEYATSMGMNFSKTRSYLIIITALLAGVVTAFCGPITFLGVAVPHLCRGIFVTADHRILVPGCTLIGGGLALFADMIAHLPGSSLTLPLSSVTSMLGAPVIIWVILYGNKLGRGVSV; encoded by the coding sequence ATGAAAAAAACTGAAAAACAAGATTTGAATAAAAAAATGCAATTAAAGAATCATTCACAGAGAACAGCACTGCTCCTGGGATTCTTTCTTATTGCATTGTTTTTTTTCTTTGTGTTAGACCTTGTATTCGGATCAGTGAACATCCCACTTGGAGAAACACTTTCAGTAATACTCGGGAATACTCCGGTAGATGATTCATCAAAGATAATAATAATGGATCTGAGACTTCCAAGGGCATTAGCGGCTGTTTTTGGTGGTGCTGCACTGGCAGTTGCAGGTCTTCTGATGCAGACATTATTCAGGAATCCCCTTGCAGGACCATTTATTCTTGGAATCAGTTCAGGTGCAAGCCTTGGAGTTGCCATAGTAATTCTTCTATTTGGAGGAGTTTCTGCAGCAACACTCCCACAAATGCTTCGAAGCCTTGGTTTTCTGGGTAGTGCCACAGTTGCCATGGCAGCATTTCTTGGATCTTCAGCGGTGCTTATGATAGTACTTTTCGTATCGCGGAAAATCCAGAGCAATGTCACAATTCTCATTTTAGGACTGATGTTCGGTTACATCACAAACGCCCTGGTTACAATCCTTATACACTTCAGTGACCCTGAAAAAGTAAAAGCATTTTCAGAATGGACTTTTGGTACTTTTGATATCAGATGGACGGAAATAAGCATACTTGCCCCCGTGATTATAATCGCCCTGATATTTGCATTTTTACTTACAAAGCCCCTGAATGCTTTGCTGCTGGGCGAAGAATATGCTACCAGTATGGGAATGAACTTCAGCAAAACACGGAGCTACCTGATAATTATCACAGCCCTTCTTGCAGGTGTTGTAACTGCTTTCTGCGGACCAATCACTTTCCTTGGCGTGGCTGTTCCACATCTTTGCAGAGGAATTTTTGTCACTGCCGATCACAGGATACTGGTACCGGGATGCACATTAATCGGAGGAGGACTTGCATTATTTGCAGATATGATAGCACATCTTCCGGGAAGTAGTCTTACTTTGCCGTTAAGTTCAGTTACATCAATGCTTGGAGCACCTGTTATCATATGGGTCATACTTTACGGTAACAAACTTGGAAGAGGTGTTTCCGTTTGA
- a CDS encoding ABC transporter ATP-binding protein, whose amino-acid sequence MEDSCLIKIDNLSKVFRGKGILRNDPEVKALDNVSLAVKKGEVLGIIGESGSGKTTLGKLILGLLKPTSGNISFADINNNSTENGKPVVQVIFQDPYDSLSHMMTVEQLVAEPCIIQNGKNVDRSKIVRALESVGLTPVESFLHKYPHTLSGGQRQRVAIARAIITEPDMIIADEPISMLDASIGVDILNLMLDMKEKMGITFMFITHDIAAAAYISDNIAVMKEGKIVEYGSRKQIISDCCHEYTRSLLLSATSGKITDENSCFE is encoded by the coding sequence ATGGAAGATTCCTGTCTCATAAAAATAGACAATCTCAGCAAGGTGTTCAGAGGTAAAGGTATTTTGAGGAATGACCCTGAGGTAAAAGCTCTTGATAATGTTTCCCTTGCTGTGAAAAAAGGTGAAGTGCTTGGAATCATCGGTGAAAGCGGAAGTGGAAAAACAACTCTTGGAAAACTGATACTGGGTCTATTGAAGCCGACTTCCGGAAATATCTCTTTTGCAGATATCAACAATAATTCCACAGAAAACGGTAAACCTGTTGTTCAGGTGATATTCCAGGACCCTTATGATTCTCTAAGTCATATGATGACAGTTGAACAGCTCGTGGCAGAACCTTGTATTATTCAAAACGGGAAGAATGTTGACAGGAGCAAGATTGTTCGTGCTCTTGAATCTGTTGGACTCACACCAGTTGAGAGTTTTCTCCATAAATACCCCCATACCCTTAGTGGAGGACAGCGCCAGAGAGTAGCAATAGCAAGGGCGATAATCACAGAACCTGACATGATAATTGCCGATGAACCAATATCAATGCTTGATGCATCCATTGGGGTTGATATCCTCAACCTGATGCTTGACATGAAAGAAAAAATGGGCATTACTTTCATGTTTATCACACACGATATTGCTGCAGCTGCGTATATATCAGACAATATTGCTGTCATGAAAGAAGGAAAAATTGTCGAATACGGCTCCAGAAAGCAGATAATTTCTGATTGCTGTCATGAGTACACAAGATCGCTTCTTTTATCTGCAACCAGTGGAAAAATAACTGATGAAAATTCTTGTTTTGAATGA
- a CDS encoding ABC transporter ATP-binding protein has product MMSLLDVKGLNVDFSTKEGMHYVLKNVDFNIGKGEIVGLIGESGSGKSTLAMTVLDINSHNRHMSGNISFMGERIDSIKKEKMRQVRGKSIGFVPQSSMNALNPLVKIKSQFFETIKAHTNMSREDMLSLTEKSLEMVGINPSRMNSCPYEFSGGQRQRIMIALSMLLSPELIIADEPTTALDATVQLKIIELLKDVVKQKHTSMLVISHDLHTISRICDRIYIMYAGKIVETGTRDEILNNPVHPYTRKLLASRLPLMCEPVRVKGISGTPPSTLKKYEVCEFMERCDRVSEICRTVRPPECTGSVKVACHLESNSECHLE; this is encoded by the coding sequence ATGATGTCATTGCTTGATGTTAAAGGACTGAATGTTGATTTTTCAACGAAGGAAGGCATGCATTACGTACTCAAGAATGTGGATTTCAACATAGGCAAAGGAGAAATTGTAGGTCTCATAGGCGAATCCGGTTCTGGAAAATCCACACTTGCCATGACAGTTCTGGATATAAATTCCCACAACAGGCATATGTCAGGAAATATCAGCTTTATGGGAGAGAGGATTGACAGCATCAAAAAGGAAAAGATGCGCCAAGTCAGGGGAAAAAGCATCGGATTTGTTCCCCAGTCTTCAATGAATGCACTTAACCCACTTGTGAAAATAAAGTCACAATTCTTTGAGACAATTAAAGCTCATACAAATATGTCTCGTGAGGACATGCTTTCATTGACTGAAAAGTCACTTGAAATGGTAGGTATCAATCCTTCAAGAATGAATTCCTGTCCCTATGAATTCAGTGGTGGACAGCGACAAAGAATAATGATCGCACTTTCAATGCTCCTTTCACCTGAATTAATCATTGCTGATGAGCCGACCACCGCACTGGATGCAACGGTTCAACTGAAAATTATCGAACTACTAAAGGATGTAGTAAAGCAGAAACATACATCTATGCTTGTGATTTCCCATGACCTGCATACAATTTCCAGAATATGTGACAGGATTTACATCATGTATGCGGGAAAAATTGTGGAAACAGGTACCAGGGATGAAATTCTTAACAATCCTGTTCATCCGTATACCCGGAAACTTCTGGCTTCAAGATTACCTCTGATGTGTGAGCCTGTGAGGGTGAAAGGAATATCAGGCACTCCGCCTTCAACTTTGAAGAAATACGAGGTCTGCGAGTTTATGGAACGCTGTGACAGGGTTTCAGAAATATGCAGGACTGTAAGACCTCCTGAATGTACAGGTAGTGTGAAAGTAGCATGTCATCTGGAATCTAATTCTGAGTGCCATTTGGAGTGA
- a CDS encoding ABC transporter permease produces the protein MHEKTLLQRLQSPKGITGLVILCSFIFVAIAAPLITPYSPADVSSNPLLKPSSEHLLGTDDVGKDIFSNLVYGSRTSLMVALMVSFGVLVIGTLAGVFSGYTGGNFDRVMMRGVDIFLMIPDLPLILILAAYLSPSLWNIIFILIVMGWPVGARITRAQTKTLRVSGHVDFARVSGAGNWYVIKKHIVPDLYPIMITTVVMQSIRAILSESGLAFLGLGDPSFPSWGTMIKYAVSYPLVFFTDAWMWWLMPAGLCITLLVLSFVLVGQALEGEK, from the coding sequence ATGCACGAAAAAACGTTGTTACAGAGATTGCAAAGTCCAAAAGGTATTACCGGACTTGTCATTCTTTGTTCTTTCATTTTCGTTGCAATTGCAGCGCCGTTAATCACGCCCTATTCACCTGCTGATGTATCCAGCAATCCTTTACTTAAGCCCAGTAGTGAACATCTCCTTGGAACCGATGATGTTGGAAAAGACATATTTTCCAATCTCGTCTACGGATCAAGAACTTCGCTGATGGTAGCCCTGATGGTCTCTTTCGGTGTTTTGGTTATTGGTACTCTTGCAGGTGTATTTTCAGGGTACACCGGTGGGAACTTTGACAGGGTCATGATGAGAGGAGTTGATATTTTCCTCATGATACCGGACCTGCCTCTTATCCTGATACTTGCAGCGTATCTGAGTCCAAGTCTCTGGAATATTATTTTCATTCTTATTGTAATGGGATGGCCTGTCGGTGCAAGAATCACCAGAGCCCAGACAAAAACATTGAGAGTCTCAGGTCATGTGGACTTTGCCAGAGTCTCAGGAGCTGGTAACTGGTATGTAATCAAAAAACACATAGTTCCTGACCTGTATCCGATAATGATAACCACAGTTGTCATGCAATCCATCCGTGCCATACTTTCAGAATCAGGTCTTGCATTCCTGGGTCTTGGAGATCCTTCATTTCCAAGCTGGGGAACCATGATAAAATATGCAGTATCATATCCGCTGGTATTTTTCACGGATGCATGGATGTGGTGGCTGATGCCTGCCGGACTATGTATCACTTTATTAGTACTCTCTTTTGTGCTTGTTGGACAGGCACTGGAAGGTGAAAAATGA
- a CDS encoding FmdE family protein, which translates to MSSDCSTENTTREIAPFEDAAKFHGHVCPGLTIGYIAAKAGIEKLETERDIDEELVTIVENDACGVDAVQVLTGCTIGKGNLIYKDHAKQVFTFICRDSKKAVRVALKASFNIDNIDPKVSELRPKVMSGTATDEEVKEFRERMDGISVTMRNTPVDEMFEVKFVDAKIPGKARIFNSVQCTKCGEMMAESRARVQNGEYICIPCYEEYNRGW; encoded by the coding sequence ATGTCATCAGATTGTTCTACCGAAAACACAACTAGAGAAATTGCTCCATTTGAAGATGCTGCGAAGTTCCACGGACACGTCTGTCCTGGCCTTACAATTGGTTACATCGCAGCAAAAGCAGGTATTGAAAAACTGGAAACCGAAAGGGACATTGACGAGGAACTTGTCACCATCGTGGAAAACGATGCTTGTGGAGTCGATGCAGTTCAGGTGCTTACGGGCTGCACAATAGGCAAAGGCAATCTCATTTACAAGGACCATGCAAAACAGGTATTCACATTCATCTGCCGTGACAGCAAAAAAGCTGTAAGGGTAGCCCTTAAAGCAAGTTTCAATATAGACAACATCGACCCGAAGGTCAGTGAACTTCGTCCTAAGGTCATGTCAGGAACTGCTACTGATGAAGAGGTAAAAGAGTTCAGGGAAAGAATGGATGGCATTTCAGTCACAATGAGAAACACTCCTGTTGACGAGATGTTTGAGGTCAAATTTGTTGATGCAAAAATTCCCGGAAAAGCAAGGATATTCAATTCAGTCCAGTGTACAAAATGCGGTGAAATGATGGCAGAATCCAGAGCCAGAGTGCAGAATGGTGAATATATCTGTATTCCTTGTTATGAGGAATACAACAGAGGATGGTAA
- a CDS encoding adenosylcobinamide amidohydrolase, protein MNGKTDEKTIISSMENSQVEVKNDSWLSKELLWQTSGGERVFLHEKSIVVELPSGRNTLTTSWLNGGYRNDIRYIYNHQVLHESDVDHEVSSLEGGGISAYAALVSKKLGLDPLYSTGLMTAANMKNVAIVTHNFRDLEVTAIITGGIEVNGGRAGDPATYYQENGQFTMIPGTINTILLIGANVPHYAMVNAVVTASEAKAVAVNELMAPSQYSQGIATGSGTDMIAVVSDNTSHLYLDDSGKHSKLGELIGKCVKEATKKALAQQSDLTSQTQCNMLVRLERFGIDEKKYWEEASSMEGENRKTQFIEELRIIAKNPALVSLTTSLLHIVDEISWELLPEKAGKKAALSLIKSIPEILPCDKQPPFYKLLNEKDSILNNWVRITAWVCKNGKCYAEENHSESNN, encoded by the coding sequence ATGAATGGAAAAACAGATGAAAAAACTATCATCTCATCTATGGAAAACAGCCAGGTTGAAGTAAAAAATGATAGCTGGCTTTCAAAAGAATTATTATGGCAAACATCTGGTGGAGAAAGGGTTTTCCTTCATGAGAAGTCGATTGTCGTGGAACTGCCATCTGGTAGAAATACGCTCACTACATCCTGGTTAAATGGAGGATACCGGAACGATATTCGCTACATATATAATCATCAGGTTCTGCATGAATCTGATGTTGACCATGAAGTTTCCTCTCTAGAAGGAGGAGGAATTTCAGCTTATGCTGCGCTGGTTTCAAAAAAGCTGGGACTTGATCCACTATATTCTACCGGTCTTATGACGGCAGCTAATATGAAAAACGTGGCAATAGTAACCCACAATTTCAGAGATCTTGAAGTTACAGCAATCATCACCGGTGGAATTGAAGTCAATGGGGGACGTGCAGGGGATCCTGCAACATATTACCAGGAAAACGGACAGTTCACCATGATTCCCGGGACAATTAACACCATTTTGCTCATCGGTGCCAATGTTCCGCATTATGCCATGGTGAACGCGGTAGTTACAGCTAGTGAAGCTAAAGCCGTTGCAGTAAATGAACTTATGGCTCCCAGCCAGTATTCTCAGGGAATCGCCACCGGGTCAGGAACAGATATGATAGCTGTGGTTTCTGATAATACCAGCCATCTGTATCTTGACGACTCCGGAAAACATTCCAAACTCGGGGAGCTCATAGGAAAATGTGTGAAAGAAGCTACCAAAAAAGCCCTTGCACAGCAATCTGACCTTACATCACAGACCCAATGCAATATGTTAGTGCGGCTTGAAAGGTTTGGAATTGATGAAAAAAAATACTGGGAAGAAGCTTCCTCCATGGAAGGGGAAAACAGGAAAACGCAATTTATCGAAGAGCTCAGGATTATTGCAAAAAATCCTGCACTTGTGAGTCTAACAACATCCCTGCTCCATATTGTTGATGAAATATCATGGGAATTGCTTCCTGAGAAAGCCGGCAAAAAAGCTGCACTTTCACTTATAAAAAGTATTCCTGAAATTTTACCTTGCGATAAACAACCACCATTTTACAAACTCCTCAACGAAAAAGACAGTATACTCAACAACTGGGTACGTATTACTGCCTGGGTCTGTAAAAATGGAAAATGTTATGCAGAAGAAAATCACAGCGAGAGCAACAATTAA
- a CDS encoding ABC transporter permease: MDRKRSGHIISRGLEYAITFFLILAINFFLPRVMPGGPLLSITGSQSADLPVVIDEEMKYKLMEYYHLNDPLHIQFIHYILDALHLDFGYSIFYNVPVVDILIGRLPWTILLMGTALVFSTIFGIIIGLESAWKRGEKLDHALLVIMPFFRSIPAFFLGAIMIFVFGYKTGWFPTSGAITPYMNYSGFSDYALDILSHLALPMLCLAAFEMPGTYLLVRNVCVQQLGKPYVLMAEARGLKDRTIKKHVLINSIVPVINQIAAMLGFMVAGTVFIETVFSYPGMGLLVYNSFIERDYPVLQGAFIFMSLVVLACNYAADIACSYIDGRTGQD, translated from the coding sequence ATGGACAGGAAAAGGTCAGGGCATATAATATCCAGGGGACTGGAGTATGCCATCACTTTTTTCCTGATCCTTGCAATCAATTTTTTTCTTCCCCGGGTAATGCCAGGTGGACCACTACTCAGTATCACAGGCAGCCAGAGTGCTGATCTTCCTGTGGTCATCGATGAGGAAATGAAATACAAGTTGATGGAATACTATCATCTTAATGACCCTCTCCATATCCAGTTCATACATTACATCTTAGATGCATTGCATCTTGATTTCGGTTATTCTATTTTCTATAATGTACCTGTAGTTGACATTCTCATAGGCAGACTTCCGTGGACAATACTTCTCATGGGCACTGCTCTTGTATTTTCAACGATCTTCGGTATTATAATCGGCCTTGAATCTGCCTGGAAACGAGGGGAGAAACTGGACCATGCACTTCTTGTAATAATGCCGTTTTTCAGGTCGATACCTGCATTCTTCCTTGGAGCTATCATGATATTTGTCTTCGGATACAAGACCGGATGGTTCCCAACTTCAGGTGCAATAACCCCGTACATGAACTATTCAGGGTTCAGTGATTATGCACTGGACATCCTTTCACATCTTGCATTGCCGATGCTCTGTCTTGCTGCTTTTGAAATGCCTGGTACATATTTGCTTGTAAGGAACGTCTGTGTTCAGCAACTTGGAAAACCGTATGTGCTCATGGCAGAAGCCAGGGGACTAAAAGATCGGACAATAAAAAAACATGTGCTTATCAATTCAATTGTGCCTGTGATTAACCAGATAGCTGCAATGCTTGGTTTTATGGTGGCAGGTACGGTGTTTATAGAAACCGTTTTCTCATATCCGGGAATGGGGCTGCTGGTATACAATTCATTTATAGAACGCGATTATCCGGTGCTTCAGGGAGCTTTCATATTCATGTCACTGGTGGTGCTGGCATGTAACTATGCGGCTGACATTGCATGTTCCTATATAGACGGAAGAACGGGGCAGGATTGA
- a CDS encoding ABC transporter substrate-binding protein — MNRNYVFVLLILLICSPLSGCIGDSSQETNNPVNEDYNSSKDYFPDKIDIEYAQGFTVEYHNNYKLVTVMDSVTNNEYSYILVQKGTPVPEHDEDSVVIEIPVESVATLSTTHLPALEIIGETDKLKAVSSFTYINSVPVRQMIEEGTIEEVGTGSYMNTEAMVRINPDLVFTLTTGVPYDDKHIDNLIDIGIKPVVVDEYKEESALAGAEWIKFISLFFNAEDKANEYFDQVANDYNELAEMAKSVENRPVVMSGMAWEGTWYVPGGNSLIAQYIDDAGASYFWNDNNDTGTVTLDFEAVFDMGKDADYWVSSGTWNNLEELEAEDSLYIEFNSVNNGTVYSSYYKVNENGGNDYYESGVVRPDLVLADFVKMFHPELVPDHEMVYHKRIE, encoded by the coding sequence ATGAATAGAAATTATGTTTTTGTTTTGCTTATACTTTTGATCTGTAGTCCCTTATCAGGATGCATAGGAGACAGCAGTCAGGAAACAAATAATCCTGTCAATGAAGACTACAATTCTTCAAAAGATTATTTTCCTGACAAGATAGACATAGAATATGCACAGGGATTCACAGTTGAATATCATAATAATTACAAACTTGTAACTGTGATGGACTCTGTTACAAACAATGAATATTCATACATACTTGTGCAAAAGGGAACTCCTGTTCCTGAGCATGATGAAGATTCCGTTGTAATTGAAATACCTGTAGAAAGTGTTGCTACTCTTTCCACAACACATTTGCCAGCTCTTGAGATTATCGGAGAGACTGACAAACTCAAAGCTGTCAGCTCTTTTACATATATAAATTCGGTTCCTGTAAGGCAAATGATTGAAGAGGGAACTATAGAAGAAGTAGGAACCGGCAGCTACATGAATACCGAAGCAATGGTCAGGATAAATCCGGATCTTGTTTTTACTCTCACTACAGGTGTCCCTTACGATGACAAACATATAGACAATCTGATTGATATCGGGATAAAACCCGTAGTTGTTGATGAATACAAAGAAGAATCCGCACTTGCCGGAGCAGAATGGATCAAGTTCATATCCCTGTTTTTCAATGCGGAAGATAAAGCTAATGAATATTTTGATCAGGTTGCAAATGACTATAATGAACTTGCAGAAATGGCAAAATCTGTAGAAAACAGACCGGTTGTAATGAGTGGAATGGCATGGGAAGGTACATGGTACGTACCTGGTGGGAACAGCCTGATAGCCCAGTACATCGATGATGCCGGAGCTAGCTATTTCTGGAATGACAATAATGACACAGGTACTGTAACCCTTGATTTTGAAGCAGTATTTGACATGGGTAAAGATGCTGATTACTGGGTTTCTTCAGGAACCTGGAACAACTTAGAGGAGCTTGAAGCTGAAGATTCTCTTTACATAGAATTTAATTCAGTAAACAATGGAACTGTCTATTCCAGTTACTACAAGGTCAACGAAAACGGAGGGAACGACTATTATGAATCCGGAGTTGTGAGACCTGATCTGGTACTGGCTGATTTTGTAAAAATGTTCCATCCCGAATTAGTTCCTGACCATGAAATGGTTTATCATAAGAGGATAGAATGA